In Gallus gallus isolate bGalGal1 chromosome 8, bGalGal1.mat.broiler.GRCg7b, whole genome shotgun sequence, one DNA window encodes the following:
- the AKNAD1 gene encoding protein AKNAD1 isoform X3, with product MEAVRKHRAAEGMEAQTSCSISNELSYVTDTTGAEQDDLPCDGVGGIACEHHDKSDRLHDCICTTRISDTLNLPSSESNRNASANAEIHIQAERVRDCATGTRQTLRISAGAPGSEVSFTQASPAGGNQPHGKDPPCQSNMSHVLLRHFATGELMSTWQLIEHETVPETSLTDSTGKTTNKRETSEHEQQAAKFEEHHLERLKAVDTGGKDQNLLNKNKFLSKTSTYAKCGCRQENSQLINEYEDAHIFQNTEEQKYVFKKSFPSHELIGGHGEVLRGQEDNNEVSSEIQVLKMSENNKSVPTIKRTTSFPTLLNKPVTRNNSLENQNCFDSIEVTYQKETSIPEVSQQRKSGFPNAGFAIYSGDTGTAPESSTADTSVLPQPTRGLSEPRLPCGTTASAFPATRTVEVCSLNASNLLPEITQGEKMSEILKEQTDQLKMKVEDFSKHMTEETLLLQDDYLALNQLKRYLDALERNYLTAREEHRNLQLQHYKDKSINIGEFDPERKVEGEIFRLGTLLEDIQEQADDSKHRWAPSLTSYGSAHSSHSLRESSVLSSVMDSPEENAFLPKNNEGENTSQTSSVIPQKNAHFSLECDRCNLRIHTLQKRAESVYRGEMDPQGESCPLASKHSSNEMRYFSPERKYEAEGLGFHAQGTLSQTYSASEESMKGSTTQERKTGICTIFILRKPADLSDISLKFKCRCSRESQNPFKLRNHKESVQSCAPRRNKNSGSTCYSQKRLPSQKAQTNQQPPKPVNRLSKRF from the exons ATGGAGGCAGTgaggaagcacagagcagcagaggggaTGGAAGCACAAACGAGCTGCTCCATTTCAAATGAGTTAAGCTATGTCACAGACACAACTGGTGCTGAACAAGATGACTTACCCTGTGATGGAGTTGGGGGAATAGCCTGTGAACACCATGACAAGTCTGATCGATTGCATGACTGCATTTGTACGACACGTATTTCTGATACTTTAAACTTACCCAGTTCTGAAAGTAACAGAAACGCATCAGCAAATGCTGAGATTCACATACAAGCTGAACGTGTCCGTGACTGTGCTACAGGTACCAGACAAACCCTCAGAATTTCAGCTGGAGCACCTGGAAGTGAAGTGTCCTTCACACAGGCATCACCAGCTGGTGGTAATCAACCACACGGCAAAGACCCTCCCTGTCAATCCAACATGTCCCATGTCCTTCTGCGTCATTTTGCTACGGGAGAGTTAATGAGCACATGGCAGCTGATTGAACACGAGACCGTACCAGAAACATCCCTGACTGACAGTACTGgcaaaaccacaaacaaacGCGAGACTTCTGAACATGAACAACAGGCAGCCAAGTTTGAAGAGCACCACTTAGAAAGGCTCAAAGCAGTGGATACTGGAGGGAAAGATCAGAATTtgctaaacaaaaataaatttctttcaaaaacctCTACTTATGCTAAGTGCGGGTGCAGACAAGAAAATTCACAGTTGATTAATGAGTACGAAGATGCACATAtctttcaaaacacagaagaacaaaaatacGTGTTTAAGAAATCATTTCCATCTCATGAGCTCATAGGAGGCCATGGTGAAGTTCTGAGAGGTCAGGAAGACAATAATGAAGTCAGTTCAGAAATCCAAGTActgaaaatgagtgaaaataaCAAATCAGTTCCCACCATTAAGAGAACAACATCCTTCCCTACACTGCTAAATAAGCCAGTAACTAGGAACAACAGTCTAGAAAATCAGAACTGTTTTGATTCCATTGAAGTCACATATCAGAAAGAAACGAGCATTCCAGAAGTGTCTCAACAGCGAAAG TCAGGTTTTCCGAATGCAGGATTTGCCATTTACTCAGGAGACACTGGGACAGCCCCTGAATCCTCTACAGCAGACACTTCTGTCCTTCCACAGCCTACACGTGGTTTGTCTGAACCAA GATTGCCGTGTGGGACAACAGCATCTGCATTTCCAGCAACTCGTACAGTAGAAGTATGCAGTCTAAATGCTTCTAATTTACTGCCTGAAATAACACAAGGAGAGAAGATGTCCGAAATACTAAAGGAACAGACAGATCaactaaaaatgaaa GTGGAAGACTTCTCTAAACACATGACCGAAGAGACACTCCTCTTACAAGATGATTATCTG GCATTAAATCAATTGAAAAGATACCTTGATGCCTTGGAAAGGAATTATTTAACTGCTAGAGAGGAGCACCGTAACTTACAGCTGCAGCACTACAAGGACAAGTCTATCAACATTGGAGAATTTGATCCTGAAAG AAAGGTAGAAGGAGAAATATTTAGACTTGGCACACTGCTTGAAGACATCCAAGAACAAGCTGATGACAGCAAGCACAGATGGGCTCCTTCGCTTACTTCCTATGGATCTGCCCATTCATCACATTCCCTTAGGGAG agctcagtCCTTTCCAGTGTTATGGATTCTcctgaagaaaatgcatttcttcccAAGAACaatgaaggagaaaatacaaGCCAGACAAGTTCTGTAATCCCCCAGAAAAATGCCCACTTCTCTTTAGAATGTGACAGATGCAATCTTCGAATTCACAC GTTACAGAAGAGAGCTGAATCAGTTTACAGAGGAGAAATGGATCCTCAGGGAGAAAGTTGTCCGCTAGCAAGCAAGCATTCTTCAAATGAGATG AGATACTTTtcacctgaaagaaaatatgaggctgaaggtcTTGGATTCCATGCTCAGGGTACATTAAGTCAAACATACAGTGCCAGTGAAGAGAGTATGAAAGG AAGTACCAcccaggaaaggaaaactggaaTATGTACAATCTTCATTCTAAGAAAACCAGCTGATTTATCAGATATAAGCCTGA AATTTAAATGCAGATGCTCCAGAGAAAGCCAAAACCCATTTAAACTCAGGAATCACAAGGAGTCTGTTCAGTCCTGTGCTCCACGTAGAAATAAAAACTCTGGTTCAACTT
- the AKNAD1 gene encoding protein AKNAD1 isoform X2, whose protein sequence is MEAVRKHRAAEGMEAQTSCSISNELSYVTDTTGAEQDDLPCDGVGGIACEHHDKSDRLHDCICTTRISDTLNLPSSESNRNASANAEIHIQAERVRDCATGTRQTLRISAGAPGSEVSFTQASPAGGNQPHGKDPPCQSNMSHVLLRHFATGELMSTWQLIEHETVPETSLTDSTGKTTNKRETSEHEQQAAKFEEHHLERLKAVDTGGKDQNLLNKNKFLSKTSTYAKCGCRQENSQLINEYEDAHIFQNTEEQKYVFKKSFPSHELIGGHGEVLRGQEDNNEVSSEIQVLKMSENNKSVPTIKRTTSFPTLLNKPVTRNNSLENQNCFDSIEVTYQKETSIPEVSQQRKSGFPNAGFAIYSGDTGTAPESSTADTSVLPQPTRGLSEPRLPCGTTASAFPATRTVEVCSLNASNLLPEITQGEKMSEILKEQTDQLKMKVEDFSKHMTEETLLLQDDYLALNQLKRYLDALERNYLTAREEHRNLQLQHYKDKSINIGEFDPERKVEGEIFRLGTLLEDIQEQADDSKHRWAPSLTSYGSAHSSHSLRESSVLSSVMDSPEENAFLPKNNEGENTSQTSSVIPQKNAHFSLECDRCNLRIHTLQKRAESVYRGEMDPQGESCPLASKHSSNEMRYFSPERKYEAEGLGFHAQGTLSQTYSASEESMKGSTTQERKTGICTIFILRKPADLSDISLKFKCRCSRESQNPFKLRNHKESVQSCAPRRNKNSGSTCYSQKRLPSQKAQTNQQPPKPVNRLSKRDFCLRVLK, encoded by the exons ATGGAGGCAGTgaggaagcacagagcagcagaggggaTGGAAGCACAAACGAGCTGCTCCATTTCAAATGAGTTAAGCTATGTCACAGACACAACTGGTGCTGAACAAGATGACTTACCCTGTGATGGAGTTGGGGGAATAGCCTGTGAACACCATGACAAGTCTGATCGATTGCATGACTGCATTTGTACGACACGTATTTCTGATACTTTAAACTTACCCAGTTCTGAAAGTAACAGAAACGCATCAGCAAATGCTGAGATTCACATACAAGCTGAACGTGTCCGTGACTGTGCTACAGGTACCAGACAAACCCTCAGAATTTCAGCTGGAGCACCTGGAAGTGAAGTGTCCTTCACACAGGCATCACCAGCTGGTGGTAATCAACCACACGGCAAAGACCCTCCCTGTCAATCCAACATGTCCCATGTCCTTCTGCGTCATTTTGCTACGGGAGAGTTAATGAGCACATGGCAGCTGATTGAACACGAGACCGTACCAGAAACATCCCTGACTGACAGTACTGgcaaaaccacaaacaaacGCGAGACTTCTGAACATGAACAACAGGCAGCCAAGTTTGAAGAGCACCACTTAGAAAGGCTCAAAGCAGTGGATACTGGAGGGAAAGATCAGAATTtgctaaacaaaaataaatttctttcaaaaacctCTACTTATGCTAAGTGCGGGTGCAGACAAGAAAATTCACAGTTGATTAATGAGTACGAAGATGCACATAtctttcaaaacacagaagaacaaaaatacGTGTTTAAGAAATCATTTCCATCTCATGAGCTCATAGGAGGCCATGGTGAAGTTCTGAGAGGTCAGGAAGACAATAATGAAGTCAGTTCAGAAATCCAAGTActgaaaatgagtgaaaataaCAAATCAGTTCCCACCATTAAGAGAACAACATCCTTCCCTACACTGCTAAATAAGCCAGTAACTAGGAACAACAGTCTAGAAAATCAGAACTGTTTTGATTCCATTGAAGTCACATATCAGAAAGAAACGAGCATTCCAGAAGTGTCTCAACAGCGAAAG TCAGGTTTTCCGAATGCAGGATTTGCCATTTACTCAGGAGACACTGGGACAGCCCCTGAATCCTCTACAGCAGACACTTCTGTCCTTCCACAGCCTACACGTGGTTTGTCTGAACCAA GATTGCCGTGTGGGACAACAGCATCTGCATTTCCAGCAACTCGTACAGTAGAAGTATGCAGTCTAAATGCTTCTAATTTACTGCCTGAAATAACACAAGGAGAGAAGATGTCCGAAATACTAAAGGAACAGACAGATCaactaaaaatgaaa GTGGAAGACTTCTCTAAACACATGACCGAAGAGACACTCCTCTTACAAGATGATTATCTG GCATTAAATCAATTGAAAAGATACCTTGATGCCTTGGAAAGGAATTATTTAACTGCTAGAGAGGAGCACCGTAACTTACAGCTGCAGCACTACAAGGACAAGTCTATCAACATTGGAGAATTTGATCCTGAAAG AAAGGTAGAAGGAGAAATATTTAGACTTGGCACACTGCTTGAAGACATCCAAGAACAAGCTGATGACAGCAAGCACAGATGGGCTCCTTCGCTTACTTCCTATGGATCTGCCCATTCATCACATTCCCTTAGGGAG agctcagtCCTTTCCAGTGTTATGGATTCTcctgaagaaaatgcatttcttcccAAGAACaatgaaggagaaaatacaaGCCAGACAAGTTCTGTAATCCCCCAGAAAAATGCCCACTTCTCTTTAGAATGTGACAGATGCAATCTTCGAATTCACAC GTTACAGAAGAGAGCTGAATCAGTTTACAGAGGAGAAATGGATCCTCAGGGAGAAAGTTGTCCGCTAGCAAGCAAGCATTCTTCAAATGAGATG AGATACTTTtcacctgaaagaaaatatgaggctgaaggtcTTGGATTCCATGCTCAGGGTACATTAAGTCAAACATACAGTGCCAGTGAAGAGAGTATGAAAGG AAGTACCAcccaggaaaggaaaactggaaTATGTACAATCTTCATTCTAAGAAAACCAGCTGATTTATCAGATATAAGCCTGA AATTTAAATGCAGATGCTCCAGAGAAAGCCAAAACCCATTTAAACTCAGGAATCACAAGGAGTCTGTTCAGTCCTGTGCTCCACGTAGAAATAAAAACTCTGGTTCAACTT